From the Lepisosteus oculatus isolate fLepOcu1 chromosome 1, fLepOcu1.hap2, whole genome shotgun sequence genome, one window contains:
- the LOC107077173 gene encoding myb-like protein X has translation MKTAIFLSCIIGLTIAIPANHDHQRVKRSRSFSSSDSNSLELNQVPTSALLQLIQNIIKTLAATTPTTTTPTTTTPTTTTLPTTKKP, from the exons ATGAAGACCGCAATCTTCCTGTCGTGCATTATTGGTCTAACCATTGCTATTCCG GCTAATCATGACCATCAACGAGTTAAACGTTCGCGTTCATTCTCAAGCTCAGACTCAAACTCACTGGAACTAAATCAA GTGCCTACCTCTGCACTACTCCAGCTGATCCAGAACATAATTAAAACTCTGGCTGCAACAACTCCAACGACTACGACTCCAACGACTACGACTCCAACAACCACTACATTGCCTACAACAAAAAAGCCATAA